In Ptychodera flava strain L36383 chromosome 6, AS_Pfla_20210202, whole genome shotgun sequence, the sequence cacacacacacacacacatacgcacacacacacacacatacacacacacacacaacacacacacacacaccacacacacacacacacacacaccacacacacacacacacacacacacacacacacatatatatatatatatatatatatatatatatatatatatatatattatatatatatatatatatatatacaggcagatggacggacggacagacaacAGACGTTGGACAGATAGACATACTAATCGCTTCTACAGACCGTGGTCTATAGTACTCAAATATTAAGTTCAAATTCTCGTAAACAGAAAATTCTGGCTTTGGGCAGCACAAATGTTACGATATAAAAGTTTTGCTTGATGATAGCAAAACGATGTGTTACTTTCAGTAGCTAATTCATACGTACATACAAACATAGGAATTATGAGATGCTAAAATATGCCTGGAGGAAAGAGATTAACCAACATACCAGATATGTGACTGACTTATCTAATAGCACAAAGATACACACAGCTACATGGGAAGTAGCTGAATCACCTGCAGTAAACCgaattaattttgaacaaaaatgtcattttctgaGCAACGATTACAGAATGAATTTTCACGGAGCGTATCGTCCAAGCTCCTGACACAGCAAGAAAACGAACAAATTTTCTCCATGGTAGGACAACAATGTGAGGTAAGGATTATCGATACGCCAACATTCTTTCATATCTGCATTTTACTGGCTGTCTTTGTCCTGCGGTTGTTTGTCATAAACTTTTGCTTTCGATTGAAAGTATCTGTAGCCAATATAGCATGCGTCGTCTGCTCGCATGGGTCGTTAGTTCCACAGTCTCCCGGGAAGCATCAAGATGCCCGGACAAAAGACCTTGGCAAGCAAAGATGTACAGCATGCAGCTACTGGTTCAATAATCTCTCGTCGCCGTGTCTGTTTTCTTCCTGTCTTATATCTGTTGAAATATATCATGATATGAGATGTGCCGGTTGAAGAAGACCGAGAAGATTAAAGCACACAATCAGTCACATGCTACTCAAGAGGGAAAATGAATGACGTTCAAAAAGCTCTTCTTGCCTTCTTTTTGTTTAGCTTTTAAAATTTCCCCGATTTTAAGTTCACAGTTTTGTTTTTCTAGAAAGAAATGCCATAACTTCCACTTTCGTTTCCTTGACTTTCCAATGACGCATATTCTTTCATGTCTCACGTTGAGAGGTGtccaaccctttcaccaccatggtttggcttAAACCCTTTGTTAGAGCGGTGAATGTGGGCCACTGTACAGgcaattggggtgaacaggatAAGTGAAAGTAAATAGGCACATGAGTAAGAGAAACTCATAAATGACGTCACTCAGACCGATGCTATATGTATTTGTGGATTCATATCTTTacgtatattaaaataatattgcattaaaaattAGTTACAAACCAACAAGTTAGCAAGCATGGATGCAACGAGAGCCAATTAAAGAGTTGAAGCGATCATTAAAACTGAACGCTTACATCCCCAAAAATCATAAATGCCTGAGAAGCcacattgtattttggggggtGTTAGGtgattattttatatcattCTATATTCATTCTATATTACAAAAGACGATTTCACTTAGGAACACAAGGCGCCTTTTCACACACAGAGGGCTAACTGTTATCACCGACAGTAATGAGCCAAATGTAGTTGATTCAACGAAAAACAGTACCCCATTTAGAGAATCCAAGAGGTCATTGGGGTCAGGCAACCAGGAGGAAGTAtaactgtgtacacagtgtTGGCGAAATATGTACTATCTGCTATCCACAGGCACACTGTAGTTCGTTATCGACGAAGCGGTGTGTGTTTAATAGTCGGCATTGAAACTTTAGATTACGAAAACTCAATTGCATGTACACGCATTACTCctgaaacatttcattaacatacGTGGCCGAGATTCAGCGCCTGAAAATTATATGATCATGCTAAAACCGACCATTGAGGTAAAAAAAACATCCTTGCACCGACGAATCGGAATAATGCAACGAGGATTAATGTTTACGTTCTAGGTCTACGCGATAGCTGTCGTACAAGTATACCTGGCTTTGCCGTATTCGCCCAGTCGATGGACAAAGAAGTGTTGTGGTGTGGCCTGTTTTGTCAGAGACAACCGAAACTTGTTGTATGACATAAGAGTTTACAACATTCAGGTAAAAAGGTTATACACATGCTGTCCTACAAACTGTAAACACGATTTTTTATCCCTGCTTCTACGACGCTGTTCGTCTAAAATTTCAGATGTCCGTGTCTGTACTCACAcacctgtatatatatatatatatatatatatatatatatatatatatatatatatatatatatatatatatatatatatatatatatttaataaaaGTTACTTCAAGTAAGTTTCATGCGTCCTTATTTGTTTAATATTGTTTATCAaatttaacaccacctacaaatagaatggtacgtcccaaagATGTAAAAGAGAGTCTAGGGCTAAGGATCCTTTCACTTCATCTGtttgatgattgcaggatgcatgaaacttaaaggtatactgtcacctgttcgaATTTTGccactgttaccatggaaagagaaaatctaaccaatcacagattttaagcgggtggccactttttaaaaacagcgccctcatatgggcgtttggaataccaaggaacgcccctttgaccatatataggcatatttagattacaggtgactgtatacctttaagtaacagatattattactttgtactcgaGGTAATATGTATTAtcatttataacgctctgctttggCATCGAGcaatgtaatttcccacgaggacatctgtatacttcgatactcttacagacacacacacacaatataaacatacatacgtacattcaTATGCtcatatataaaatatacatcaATACTAAATATAAGTCTCACTCTCAAACTTTGTTAGATATACTATATTTTATTAACACGTTTTGTAGAACTGGTTCGGGAGAAGTGATTTCACATGACTAGTCGGTTTGAACTCTGCTTCCTTCCTTGATATAGTtaatagagaggtttagttacaccTTATGACGTTCCATCAGTACGCGTAGCCTGATAAGCGACCTCGTAAAGTATCATTGTAtcagcaaacatctttgatataaGATATTTTCTAGAGTTTGCACCAGTATAATAATTACTTGCTGTGTTTTCGTGACATAAACGAAATGTTGAAGTCTTATTCCACTCTTATCTGATGCCTCGACGAAATTTCTTGAAACCTCATCAATAACTCTATTGGAGAGAATCGGCCAATTTAATTCGAGTGTACGAAAAGGTATAAGTGTAGTCGTCACGTACATAAATTATTTTTCCTTAAAAATCTCTCTAGTTTggcatgtttctgaaaaataatgtaaaaaaattatcggGAACGCCCAACTCAACCAAAAATTCGCACGTGAGCACGGATACGCGTATACGCCGCTGCGCGCCGTCAGAAGTACGCGTatttacgtgtaactaaacctctctaataTTGATAAAACTTACTTAGCGTCGAAATAACGTTTAATGTCCAaggttttgataatattgttttATTGCTGTCCCATAGCCTACAACTTTCTTCAACCCTCCCCACTGCGAAAAATTGTCGGCGAATGTTGCGGGCTATCGAACTATAGAgtatattattttataactgTGGTGCACGATGCAAAATATAAACGATGCCATTATATAAATAGCGGTCGTCGTTAAGGTTTACATTTAGCTAAGTCAAACATGTGGGGGTACTTTTTTCATCTGTTTTGACAATCTTTAAAGACAGTTTTGTTCATCCTCTTATTCTTTACCTCCCATCGCGGCAATTATAATTATAGAAACGAATGGTTCAGTTGGAGCAAGACGTTCACCGCCGGTTTCGTTACAACACACCTAAACAGTTCTTCCACACGTTTGCAATGGAGGTGAGTAACCATCCGCGATGGAATCCCATATTACTCCGCTGATTATTAATCATTTGTGAAAGACGGACGTCTTGAACAACAACAAGTGCATAACAATTTTCTCAAATATCAAAATGGTCACATGACTATGAGCAACAAAACAACTATTCATGTAGGCCTATTGTTACCGAAGGTATCTATATGTATATTGATCCATAATGCCAGCGCTATACTCACTGTACTTCAAGCACAGGGGCCAGCGAAAATGCCTagccctggggacggacatttttGCTGACCCCTGCGTGCTACATTGTAGTAAATCTAgctagggatggaccattagatcttgggacggggtggtcacaatgaaattgtgaaaaaatattttacaattgtaaatttctaaaaaaattttttttccaaatgagaaaagctgtgctaattttttttctgagtaaattttcagatttataatttttttagttcgacgctgtctgaggatacaatgtatccatatcactagcgcaaataagattgaacatacatatggcCTAGTGATTCATATTGTTGATAGATTtcacatcgtcgtaaaccaggtgcctctttacggcaacagctcagcgctacccgttgcgtcggtcagcggagcggaaattattgctctggctcgcgagaatgagaTTTcacgaaatgttgcagatcatcttgcGCACTGAATGTCCAACAGTACTGCCTAATACTGGAACAGAAGGAAATGAAGAAGTGGTGGAATCAGAGACTGATTTTTGCACAACCAATGACAGTCCATCTGTCCATCAGATgtggtgcaaagcaccacaagcgaccgcgcaagcggtcgcgggggaggtcaggaggggggtgtccccccctcctgccgttggagcttttgaaaaatagagattaaaatggtgttatttggtggcacttggggagtatttttttcagattacacatcttcctctgaaacatggtcttcttgctcctcagtagcttcctatagttttgaaaattgactatttgggtttcctggcttccctttctactgcgtggtgaaatgcctacattcaccccgccaaacatcatgcatatctcatgatttacaattgattttgactagctgagaagctgtttgcaacatgtccaaattgatttgatgtgtatagatgtggtgaaatttcatatttgtcgttttagggcaatttatgccatttatggtcaaaaaatctgtattctctgaaagagcttgtccaatttctttgaaattgctacataagtcccttaattaaaatcatgctcttttttgtggtggaaaaattcttcagataattgtcattcagcatttgctacacacaaacgattattcatgcagatttattcaatATTTGCTATAGAGAAaccttcaaagttcaacccttttgtgtgtttttgtgttgggatttgttggatagatggcattctacgtagtgtattgttgaatgttaaaaaatgtgttgttgttgtctttaaggctgttttttgagaaaaaaattgaaatgccttttaaaaagcaaaataatacataatgacttggtatgttgttttatcattattgatgtGTTTCTACTTgatcacccattcttgcattcatcattgcaataaaatgctgtgaaaaaaaatgaacctgatgtggcctgcatctgttcaccttgatcttaaaaggcaaatataactttctgtcttgacaaccataccatagtttcaatgttatacctagtgtacctgcttggtttgtacgcaggaaagagaaaacaggctctataattttataattttcaagtgatcagaatacaaaagtcctgaaaagataagataatcacaacttccagtataaaggatacagtcactctaaatatataaattaaaattaaaaatgtgcctggaggatgtactaaaaatacagaaagttgcttcctaTCGGTAAAatcggtaaaaaaaaaatcaagattttaaagacttttgcagatttttttacacatttgtattcttatttattttttattttgcaaactagtttgaaggttttttttccccaactttctgctctgaattttttttccttctgtttttgaccaccccctcccaagatctaatggtccgtccctcaCATGAATGAATGTTGCAAGGCATTcgatagtgtgtgtgtgtttgtgtgtgtgtctgtgtgtgtgtgtgtgtgtgtgtatgtgtctcgATGATTTCATCTTATTTTCGAGCAAAGCGTAACTTGTAGttctctctttctttcattctctCTGTTGCAGGATTGCCAAGCGgcatttaattttgctgatattTCAGAAGCTCTGCGATTCAAAAACGCCACCCACGATGCGATATGGCGATTGATAAACCGAATACAAGGTAAACCTCCAAAGTATACTCGACTATGCTGGTCTGTATTTCTATTCCTCGACAATCATTGCCGATGCTTTCCAATTCTTCGGTTAAAGggttgatgaatttttcattaGAGCGAATGGTGAGAAAGAAGCTTTAGGATTGAGATGGACCATAGGAAAGTTGTTGCAGGGttgctgtacatgtatgtgcgaAAAACAAGTTGAATTAGTCACCATTGTCGTTTCATCACAGTCATGGAGTATATGAGTTGttataatgtgaaataaaactgTTACTGCAGCAAGAAGGGAAtttaaaaaatgtatcatattattttacaaatttaatacTGAATATGCTTGTGCGTGGCCCGCAAGCGATAGTATCGGTAACCTGAGCATTCGCTGTTGAGCTATGCTGAGCCCAGAAGTAATAGGAAATATTTACAGCTCTATCATTATGTTTTTAAGAGAGTGACCATTTATCTTGGGAAGTTGTGAAAAGAAGGTTGCAGAAAAGCATTTTACTTTCATGTTCAAGAgtttaacaaatatttttttctggattTTGCAAATTATATGTATCATATATGTTTCACGATTGCACCTCTTCCCAACCGACCTTCAcgtatttttttaattacagCGACAGCGCAACTTCCGCCACGCCTTCCACCAAGAGGAGAAGTGACGGGCACTCTGCAAGAAGCCGTGAGAACTGCGGTGAAGACTGCAAGCCGGGAGAATGGTGGCGAAAATAGCACCCACTTAACCAACGCCGTCGGGAATACACGAGacaccaccaccaacaacagCCTATcaagaaataaaagttttacaaaacgcTCCCCTACACATTACCTTATGACAGAGATAACATTCCTaaactgcacaaaattttgACTTTGCAATTAACAATAACGTTTTCTTGGAACAACAATAGTGAAAATCTTCTCTTCTTGGTCTACAAACCCTGAATAGAAAACAGCACAAATTACAACATCTGAGAGTTACATGCAAATTCTCACGAACAAATACACTtgtacatagatagatacatagatagatacatacattcataaatacatacatacatacatacatacatacatacatacatatctgtGTGTACGTGTTTCATTAGGTAATCTGGGTTTAAAAACCCGTGCCGTGTTTGATAGAATAGCTCTGCCGAATTCACCGTGAAGAATGTTATTTGAAATAATTCACACGAAACCAGAAGAAGCGAGCTGACGGTACTTGTGCCGTTCAGCACAACGTCTCttgtcaatttcaaaattactcACGATTGAGGTTGCTTATCTTCCCATCAACCGTTGCTATTATTTCGTTATACCTGAACTTGTTACCTTTCGCCTGGTGACTAATAAATGAAGAACTCATAAACAATACCATAAAGTGATAATGATATTGATGTCGCAGTATGAGAGGGTCTGATCACGCATCATATCCACATGTACAGACCATCATACGATGACGTTACATTTTCATTGCACGTTCGAGAGGTCTTTACAAATAGAACGGAGAAGGGAGACAGTAAGCTGCAGTTCAGGCAAATGTCGATTTTTTAATAAGTCAGATCGTTTATAACGTTAGACGGCCAAAATAGTCACACTCCTCCAGATAACTCTCCGCGGAAGTTCAATGTTCTACGCGTGGATAAACTTGACAGCGAAAACTCCCTTCTGGGGGTTTGAAATAAGCTTAGACCTACATACAGTCGTGTTGACTCTCGCGACTGGGTGGATATGTTTTTTTTCTATACTCATGATCTTGACGTAGTAAAGTATAGACCGGCAAAGAATTATAAGACATCTGGAATCGAGAAACTTATCTCCAAACTGAGGTGCATTGAATTGAAACGATAAATGGAGCTGTTGAAGACATCGATATTTCATCATTTGTTATTTCAGTTCTATGTACAAGTAGAGTAGTGTGTATGGCGACAGTTTCATATCGTTTTATCCGAATGGCGTGCTATGCAGGTTTCAGTTGTCTTGCATTTTTAGTTTAACCGCAAAACCTCCCTTATTTAGATAAAACCTCTATTTCTTTAACttagaattttgttttgaccCCTTTGAAGAAATGTTTTCTAGGTGTAAATATGGTAAAATGGGGAGAAGACTAATTATTGTCGTGAAATGGTGTAGTGTACTTTTGAACTTTTTCTTGGCgaaaatattctgaaataaaACTTGATACCTCCCTTTACAAGTTTCtgacatttgacaagtaaacaaagtaaaaatgaaatagtcATGATCCTGATATGGCATCGTCTTTGCATTAAGGGTCATATACTATGACCTAATCATGATACTCATAATATTACTATTATATTATAAAACAGTTCGCGCACAGTCGCCGCAGATTTTTCGGCCCGCCGTTCTCGAATACCACATCGCAGAAGGGTGTGGTTTTTGGCCCCTGCATTCTCTGTACGGTCAAGAATACGGTGGTGCCCAAAGTAGATgctaaaattcatatttttcacgaaaattttatttgcttGTGCCCCAAGCCAAATTCTATCGACGGGACAAATTATCCAACAAAACGGTATTTTCTGGGACAGAACTTTAATGGGCTTTCTCTTGGGAGTCGAAGAAGTAACATCGCTTATCTTAATAGGCTTAGGGTGGACCActtgatatcctgggggtcgaagattttcaaaaaaattccaagcgaatgtcaatgaaaaaaaaagttcagccagagggggggggggggggagggcttAGGAATAAAAAAGATAGCTCACTAAGGTGAAAGGAAAAAATCCATCTAAAGTTACTTTctgcaacacatttttttattttcgaggCGTCCTTCAGGCGCAAATTGAAGACTCTCAGACTGTCAGATGCACAATGGTTTTTCGGCCAAATACATTTGGGAGTGCTATATTTAGATTTTAATGTATTCCTCATATACCTCGACCCCAAGGGTACAATTGTGGtcagtacatgtaccaacttttgGGTTTTTAAACTTATGTATAAAAGGAAAGTGAGGGCAACTTCAAACTGCGGTATATTGaatcgatcaatgtggttttatgatatggagaaacacgGCGAGAaaaccggtgaatcgatagtgctttgaccctggtcatgtgatctagGTCCCCGGGAGAACTGGTTATATGTtggagtgattcgtcttaagggggccgtcattatttacgacctgggggtcggaggaatgtgaggggggggtcactcaaaatattgaaaacttcaaggaggggttactcaaaatggagagaggaagaaggggttactcaattttttgtgcgaaataaattgaaacacctctcagattgcaccattgcacatatcaatttctcagAATTGTCGTGCCCCCCCCCCGGGTGTTCTagcagttttactggtaaaatacaaattgaaaacacttctcagattgcacaagactgcatcattgcacatatcaatttctcaaattttcacaagatCTGGGACAAAACtaaactgttgtgaattcatcctttattatcacagaaacatatattttaattgacttcagttcaataaccattttgacatttaaccataccatattcaggcttttcattagaagctggcagctggagaaataaCACAATGAGCCTGttacagattttccattcctgcatattctttggccttcaatctctggcaaactgagaagtgttttttacaaaatgtattgtcattgtttggttgttgaatattttgattcaaacactgatcatgcaaaaaatgtaataaaaatataattgttcagtgtcattttcaaacaattttactgagtgcaaaataaatcgaaacacctctcagattgcaccattacacacatctATTTTCATTACGAGAGGGGGAttcccctctcgtgctctcccctcgGGGTGTTTTAACAGTTCTACttagaaaaaaatttaaaacacctctcagattacaCCAGACTGCagcattgcacacatcaatttctcgaaattttccatgcaagatagggacCCCGATAGGAACAGCCCCTCTGACGCTTCCCCCCCAGCATCTAGTGTGTTctctcccctgtactttcaaattctgcccagtcagatatccttctgaaaccctgtcatgatttacataaaaattaaacaatactaaatggttggatactggttattgcgcgtgagcttttatatctgtatattgttgtcactttgtgctgtaattt encodes:
- the LOC139134356 gene encoding actin nucleation-promoting factor WAS-like yields the protein MSFSEQRLQNEFSRSVSSKLLTQQENEQIFSMVGQQCEVYAIAVVQVYLALPYSPSRWTKKCCGVACFVRDNRNLLYDIRVYNIQKRMVQLEQDVHRRFRYNTPKQFFHTFAMEDCQAAFNFADISEALRFKNATHDAIWRLINRIQATAQLPPRLPPRGEVTGTLQEAVRTAVKTASRENGGENSTHLTNAVGNTRDTTTNNSLSRNKSFTKRSPTHYLMTEITFLNCTKF